In Betta splendens chromosome 22, fBetSpl5.4, whole genome shotgun sequence, the following proteins share a genomic window:
- the c22h14orf180 gene encoding nutritionally-regulated adipose and cardiac enriched protein homolog: MDRLCGGTLVLGRRSSDGRQRRLWLGLGMLNGGREGLFELGQQLQQQGEYQAALHCFLSCLLGLTHVQSFTSLPNCLHQIAELFITEKNYGKALQFIQAEKMFYEVALIELTAHQGTTGPHEEATLGSAQWTTPEELSEQASQAQHLERLAQLCIMSKQPHLALEYSGKATKIHQRAFGNDHPITARSLELMATVYAEIGKTEYSDSLGQCVSALSKRYAAAESIRDTVNCIHHSHRDKHADVRHRKDNVHQQEDAAKPKVTNGRVPTSILKRPGCNHGSEPEPNHKRKGERRVRFREPETTVHDIPYCDCLGAYEAAPSRPHLALFTCLFLLMSFLGVAMYCTERRRPQRLCEELEAALAVYLLHMKQLVWGCWIWLTMQ, encoded by the exons ATGGATcgtttgtgt GGAGGAACGCTCGTCCTCGGCCGGCGGAGCTCTGATGGGAGGCAGCGCCGGCTCTGGTTGGGACTGGGGATGCTgaacggggggagggagggccTGTTTGAGCTgggacagcagctccagcagcagggggAGTACCAGGCCGCCCTCCACTGCTTCCTCAGCTGCCTGTTGGGACTGACCCATGTGCAGAGTTTCACCTCTCTGCCCAACTGCCTGCACCAG ATTGCAGAACTCTTCATCACTGAGAAGAATT ATGGAAAGGCCCTGCAGTTCATCCAGGCggaaaaaatgttttatgaGGTGGCGCTGATCGAACTCACAGCTCATCAGGGGACCACAG ggCCTCATGAGGAGGCAACACTAGGCTCTGCACAATGGACGACCCCCGAGGAGCTTTCGGAGCAGGCCTCCCAGGCTCAGCACCTCGAGCGCCTGGCCCAGCTCTGCATCATGAGCAAACA gCCACATCTTGCGTTAGAATACAGTGGTAAG GCTACAAAGATCCACCAGAGGGCCTTTGGTAACGACCACCCAATTACAGCCAGGAGCCTGGAGCTCATGGCCACCGTCTATGCTGAGATTGGGAAGACTGAATATTCAG ACTCgctgggtcagtgtgtgtccgCGCTGTCCAAGCGCTACGCGGCTGCAGAGTCCATCAGAGACACTGTCAACTGCATTCATCATTCCCACCGGGACAAACATGCGGATGTCCGACACAGGAAGGACAATGTCCACCAACAGGAGGATGCAGCAAAGCCTAAG GTGACCAACGGGAGAGTCCCAACCTCCATTCTAAAGAGGCCAGGCTGCAACCAcggctcagaaccagaacccaacCACAAGCGGAAAGGAGAGCGGAGGGTTCGATTCAGGGAGCCAGAGACCACAGTACACG ACATTCCTTACTGTGACTGTTTAGGTG CCTACGAGGCGGCGCCGTCGCGGCCCCACCTCGCCCTCTTCACCTGCCTCTTCCTGCTGATGTCATTCCTGGGCGTGGCCATGTACTgcacggagcggcggcggccgcagcGGCTgtgcgaggagctggaggcggcgCTGGCCGTCTACCTGCTGCACATGAAGCAGCTGGTGTGGGGCTGCTGGATATGGCTGACCATGCAGTGA
- the LOC114848780 gene encoding transmembrane protein 179, with protein sequence MALDNLIFAQCILYFLAFVFGFIAVVPLSENTEDFGGKCLLFTRGMWQNENITVSKQRFVVEEWGPESACSFITFVGIASLILSAVQAWRLLFFLCKGHDDSIFNAFLNLLISSLVVFTVFLSSTIVSVGFNLWCDAITEGGTMPSSCEDLQDSDLELGLDNSAFYDQFAIAQFGLWAAWLTWLGIAVMAFLKVYHNYRQEDLLDSLIHEKDLLLGRSSRRSSDLKTGLI encoded by the exons ATGGCCCTCGACAATTTAATTTTCGCCCAGTGCATCCTGTATTTTCTAGCCTTCGTGTTCGGGTTCATCGCCGTGGTGCCTCTGTCCGAGAACACGGAGGATTTCGGGGGGAAATGCCTGCTGTTCACGCGTGGGATGTGGCAGAATGAGAACATCACTGTGTCGAAGCAGCGCTTCGTCGTGGAGGAGTGGGGACCCGAGTCCGCCTGCAGCTTCATCACCTTCGTGGGCATCGCGTCCCTCATCCTGTCCGCCGTGCAGGCGTGGAGGCTGCTCTTCTTCCTGTGCAAAGGACACGACGA ctccatcttcaaCGCCTTCCTCAACCTGCTGATCAGCTCCCTGGTGGTGTTCACCGTCTTCCTGTCCAGCACCATCGTCAGCGTGGGCTTCAACCTGTGGTGCGACGCCATCACCGAGGGAGGAACGATGCCCAGCAG CTGCGAGGACCTGCAGGACTCCGATCTGGAGCTGGGCCTGGACAACTCTGCCTTTTACGACCAGTTCGCCATAGCACAG TTCGGGCTGTGGGCCGCGTGGCTCACCTGGCTCGGCATCGCCGTCATGGCCTTCCTGAAGGTCTACCACAACTACAGGCAGGAGGACCTGCTGGACAGCCTGATCCACGAGAAGGACCTGCTGCTCGGCCGCTCCTCCCGCCGCAGCTCCGACCTCAAGACCGGCCTCATCTAG
- the LOC114848777 gene encoding photoreceptor outer segment membrane glycoprotein 2-like — MAVLKVKFTKTKRDKLAQVLWILNWISVVTGILLFSLGLFLKVEINKRGELMAERDVQYVPNMLIAVGLIACAINFLGGKICYDCVDAAKFLRWKLIMLPYLICTFFFTFCVLVGAVMCYAMLGELQEALELGLTRAMRFYKDTDLPGRCFLKRTVDLLQIEFQCCGNSGYRDWFQIQWVSNRYLDMSQKEVLDRFRSNVEGKYLMDGVPFSCCNVNSPRPCIQHQITNNSAHFNYEHQTEEQNLWMQGCRQALLHHYSSITRSIGLTVLVTWLFELSVLTGVRYLQTSLENVLRQGDPNSESEGWLLERSFIETARTNLNIIKSLGKSNQIDAAAHADPNINAPSTSKAHYGPDDVPPRPGPAASCQ; from the exons ATGGCCGTTCTGAAAGTGAAGTTCACCAAGACCAAGAGGGACAAACTGGCCCAGGTGCTGTGGATCCTGAACTGGATCTCCGTGGTGACGGGGATCCTGCTGTTCAGCTTGGGCCTCTTTCTTAAGGTGGAGATCAACAAGCGAGGGGAGCTGATGGCCGAGAGGGACGTCCAGTACGTGCCCAACATGCTGATCGCCGTGGGCCTCATCGCCTGCGCCATCAACTTCCTGGGCGGGAAGATCTGCTACGACTGCGTGGACGCCGCCAAGTTCCTGCGTTGGaagctgatcatgctgccctACCTCATCTGCAccttcttcttcaccttctgTGTGCTGGTGGGCGCCGTCATGTGCTATGCCATGCTCGGGGAGCTACAGGAGGCTCTGGAGCTGGGCCTGACCCGGGCCATGAGGTTCTACAAGGACACGGACCTGCCAGGAAGGTGCTTCCTCAAGAGAACAGTGGACTTGCTGCAGATCGAGTTCCAGTGCTGCGGCAACAGCGGCTACAGGGACTGGTTCCAGATCCAGTGGGTCAGCAACCGGTACCTGGACATGTCACAGAAGGAGGTTCTGGA TCGATTCCGAAGCAACGTGGAGGGGAAGTATCTGATGGACGGCgttcccttcagctgctgcaacGTGAACTCGCCGCGGCCCTGCATCCAGCACCAGATCACCAACAACTCGGCCCACTTCAACTACGAGCACCAGACGGAGGAGCAGAACCTGTGGATGCAGGGCTGCCGCCAGGCTCTGCTGCACCACTACTCCAGCATCACGCGCTCCATCGGCCTCACGGTGCTCGTCACCTGGCTGTTCGAG CTGTCGGTGCTGACGGGCGTTCGCTACCTCCAGACCTCCTTAGAAAACGTGCTGAGGCAGGGAGACCCCAACTCTGAGTCCGAGGGCTGGCTGCTGGAACGCAGCTTCATCGAAACCGCTCGCACCAACCTGAACATCATCAAGAGCCTGGGAAAGAGCAACCAGATCGACGCGGCCGCCCACGCAGACCCCAACATCAACGCTCCCTCCACGTCCAAGGCTCACTATGGGCCGGACGATGTGCCCCCGAGGCCAGGACCTGCAGCCAGCTGCCAGTGA